The Vespa velutina chromosome 2, iVesVel2.1, whole genome shotgun sequence sequence TGCTTGTACCGCAAGGTAGACGATCGTGTGTCCTTGCTATCATCATTACAGAGCGAAGATTTCATTTCTACCGTTACTTAATATATAACTCTTATTCGAGAACCGGACGTATTACCACTAGGATtgaattttacgatataaagTTGATTCAAAAATCAACATACTTCGACTTTTTCGTTTCCCTCTACGTAGTGAACTTTCTTGCAAATATTCGATCATCGTTCATCTAActgtttttataaatcaaaaattctAGATATTTACGCAAACTTTTCTATTGGTTATTCAATTTTGACATGATACTATTGACAAAGTTTATCTATAGactttgtttttatatctctGAGTCATTGTGCAAAAAGCCAATGAACATGAACCGTAGTGCTGCTGTGCACACGTAAGAATGACTAGCGCATGATCGCGCGAAAACTCGTCGCGTGAGCTTGTAAAAGATAAGCCGCGACCGCAACAGGTTTGGGTTCAGAAAACTTGCCCCTTGATTAACGCGCCCACGCATTGCATGCTTATTCTAAGAGAGAAGGGGGACTTTGTATAAGATCTATTACTATGTCGTACTATCTTCGCGTGaatgtctttcctttttctagaTTTTTATGAGCGTAAACGTTAATGcatcaaagatttattttatcgattggaTTCGTTACAACTTGACTCCTAATTAAATATCGTAAACTTGGAGGCCTTGATGATCCTATTTTATAGGACACAGGAGGTATGTgtagttatatgtatatatacaactaATGATCGTGTTAAAGACCATTCGTATTACGTTGGTGATGATTCGATAAGCTTGCTTCGTTATTCCTACAATTATAATTGGCAAAATGACGATTAGTTTCGATTTCCTtgataattctctctctcacacacacacatttatgtttatacatCCTTTTAGATCCTCTCATATCATACCAGcgaactttttccttttcaataaGGTTTAaccatttattatttcaaataaaatctatCACGCGTGCATTACTTGATCGAATAATAAGTTTAATCTGGATAAAATACCGGATATGCCTTTACGACGAaaactcttcttttctcattgCGTGCAAGAGATAGTAGTTTGCAATACGCAACAGGTACGCTTTCGGAGAACTTGCTAGCTCGATTTAATGCGCATGTGCGTGCAACGAATTCTGGGACAAATGTAGTACATATTACACATCGACCCATAGGATGCCATgcaatctatataatattttcatcgagCGATCTGGTCTTCATTTATGTTATACCGATCGTTGcctaatatttttctcctgttaaaaaaatatccataaatgaaattacattatattatatatactatattttgtacgattgtttttaattgctctgaaatgatttattatatcatgtatgtacatttggAAAGCCTATTTCGTGTGTCCTAATAGAAAATCTTGAATTGCAGTTTAATCATTTATGAAGGAAATTATTCGACAGTGAAGGTTCATTGCACATAAAAAATTTGCATTGATGATAGCAACAGGTTTGACTCCGGAAGATTTACCCTTCTCTAATGTCATTTTATACTATCTATAGCTAAGCGTGTAGGTATACTTACACATATACCGTGTagtgcatatataaaatttgcctatatatatacacattatatataatatatatatatatcatattttgtatacatattatatgtatacatatatatttggtaAGAAAGCGAAGTGATCtagaattaaatatacaaatgaaatatttatcgcttttaacatatatattatttcgaaatgttTGATTTATTACTCTACATGCAAAtttgttttcatatataactatatatatatatatatatgtatacatacataaaagaaTTTTGGTCTGTTCGCTTCAATAAAGTTATTGCAATGCTTTTATCGTGTTAaatctgattttttttcttcataagcTGGACGGGGTATAAAACTAGGACATCCCATATATAATAGTTGTCCGGAGAGAGATGGCTCGGTAGTGAAAATAGCACATATTGCCTTTTAAACTGTCGACTTTTCCAGTGAGTGagatgtgtgtatgtatgtacaataaaCGATTGTAGAATAGTGTCGAATGTACCCAGCACCGTAAAGCTTTGCAAGATGCGCGCCTCGatacaatgatatatttaaaaaataaagataaagtagGTCAAATTTCGTATCTTCAAGAGGAACTAGGACAGCTGATGTAGGTAGTATATCTCGGTAATATGTAttgcgataaaaaaataaggttAAGATGGTTTAACCGAGAGATTTGATATAGATAAAGTGTTAAGAgattcttttgtttctatgaaaattattatggaaattattatatttccattttcttctttacgtcCAAATAcgatcattcattctttcaaaCGTTTAacattgagaaatatttttttatgtagatatgtaaatTGCctatgctttttctttttgttgaaaatgtttaaaaaatatataaattatttgttatttagaTTATATTCATTCGATTATAATTGGAATACGATTAAAATCGTATCTGCGACCAATAATATTCTTCATCAAAATTTTAAGTCGATTGAatcaatcatattttttcGTCGTAACGGCGCAGAATCGCGATCGACATAATGGAACGCCTATCGGCGATGGTAGGTCATAATTAAGTGCTCGGTAAATATCACGAAATAGCTATTCGTTTCGAGCAAAGCTGACACGGTAAATACTATAAATAGTTTGAAATATCCATCCTCGGCCTTTACGGTTCATCATaggaaagaatatttaaaaagtagtTAAAACTATGATACAAAATCATAGCATTAGGTACACATTTGCTTCTTCatctatataatacaaattaactacacttttgtatatataatacaaattaactacattttgtaattttaacatagaaattataataagtatTGGCATTAAATAGCTATGATAATCTACAAATATGCAAATATGCAAATGATAGCCATTTAATAACTCATTAATTTTCAgcataatttaataatcaaagaaaaagaatagtacTTTGAGCAAATCTTTACTCGCATTTTtgaattgttttaataaagtCTTTTTTGTAACAAAGAAATGCACAGTCAACAAAAGGGATGGTCATGGGGATACTCCTGGGCGGAATCACGCTCGGTTGTAATTGCTCGACGTTATGCCGCAATATAGTAATAACACACACTCGTATGCAACAATGCACGAATATAAATACTTcagtacacatatatatatatttgcgcggatacaaaaaagaatgagtgagagaggggggagagggggaggggagagagagagagagagagagagagagaaatatgcaTTCGTCATGCGGCATGtacctttctttattttgcttagtcattatcaagaaaaagaaaaatactttcaCCGTCTACTTACCACGAAAAGCgtgcttctattttcttcacAATGAATTTTGCAAATTTCAAAGTAACTacttattgttatcgttttttttttttaaattattacttttactgTAAACTTttgaatgtatatacatgtatagtatgtgtatatatatgtatgtatgtatcattgTTTGTGTCTAATTACTATATGTAAACTGCAACacagtaatatttttatttataatattttatcatttttaattctttctattAAGTTATCCTATTTTGTATAAACATAACATAAATGTGTATGATTGCATCTCATCATTAGtctatattaaatgaaaaatgcaaTTGCTTGATATTTTTggtatactttattttataatttgtgTACGtgatattctttataaatgatgtaatgtttgtttttttgcgataaaaaaaaatacattttgaaTATCAATTCCGAAATttcttaacaataattatgtttcaataaagaaaatttatctattCACAATTTTGTAATACAGTTGGATTTTCGAAGGTAAAGAATTAAACTTAGCTAgtgtaaatttcaaaaaatagcATCGTTCAGTCACCGGGAAAATTGAATTTCACGGTTGCAACGAATCTGGGAAATAAGGATAGAttagagaatttattttacacatgaaagaatatttaaactaAAATAtgacttaatatttttttactttcatattcaaattcacaattttttggagagaaataaatttcttttgacataatattaaattgtatctacgattaaattatatacttagAGTTTGTtctctgtttttatttcagaTATACCAGACATTCCTGAAAACATTAAGAACTTACAAGCATTACAAATTGCAGATTTTAGTAGTAACCCTATTCCTAGGTGAGGGAATCATGTgttattatacgtattaatttatttttgttaataaatttcttgtcACAGAtttcaaatgtattattttaaatatgtttttgtatatttcaGACTTCCCGCAGGGTTTGTAGAGCTAAGAAATTTAACTATTCTTGGCCTGAATGATATGTCCCTTGCAAAATTGCCACCTGATTTTGGAAGGTAAgttcaaaacattttttatataattcacaTGTATtcatatttctaaattttatttggTCAATTCTATTTAGCTTGGAAGCATTACAATCATTGGAGTTACGTGAAAATTTACTCAAGGTTTTGCCTGAATCTCTTTCGAAACTGAGTAAACTTGAACGACTAGACCTTGGTGATAATGAACTTGAAGAATTAGTAAGTTTATGTAATCCATTGTTTAATTTAAGTAATTTCTTGatcacaaaaataattataaaaatactatatttcctctttattctttGTGTATATAATTGTCAGTGACAGTtagatgaatataatttaaaaatttctcaaaTCTTTCATTAGACTGATAAAATAAACTTCTTATGAATGTTATAGCCAGCCCACATAGGAAAATTACCAGCATTACAAGAACTATGGTTGGATCACAACCAATTACAGCACTTACCTCCTGAAATTGGTGAATTAAAAACATTGGCGTGTTTAGATGTTTCTGAAAATCGTTTAGAAGATCTTCCTGAAGAAATAAGTGGTTTAGAATCTTTAACAGATTTACATTTATCACAAAATGTTATTGAAAAGTTACCAGATGGAATTGGTGATCTAAAAAAGTTAACTATTCTGAAAGTTGATCAGAATAGGCTATCTACGCTTAATCCAAATATAGGAAGGTAAAGTTGATTACATTATTtctatcaaattatttaagagctagaattttatatatgtcaaaagaaaattatttgtttcagATGCGAGAATTTGCAAGAATTAATTCTgacagaaaattttcttttagaattaCCTGCATCTGTAGGAAATCTTCTCAATTTAAATAATCTGAATGTGGATAGAAACAGTCTACAAACTTTGCCCACAGAAATTGGTAAGACCACaacactttcttttcttcatttttgtcatattctcatttatattattaaattattgtttattatatattgaaatttgttCTTATTGCAGgaaatttaaaacaattagGTGTGCTTTCTttaagaaataacaaattgaAGTTCCTTCCAATAGAAGTCGGCCAGTGTTTATCTCTACATGTTCTGGATGTATCTGGAAACAGGTGCAATTATCTTTATACTTTatcatatatcttatatttattaacatatatcattcttgtaacattaaatatgtcttattttacatatatataggttaCAATACTTGCCATATTCTTTAATAACTCTCAACCTAAAAGCAGTCTGGTTGAGTGAAAATCAAGCACAACCTATGTTGACCTTCCAAAATGATGTTGATGAAGAAACTGGAGAAAAAGTACTTACATGTTTTCTTCTGCCCCAATTGGAGTATCATCCTGATGGTTCGTATTTTTTTGcgtttatattcttattaacatatttatgaACTAATATAAAACTGTGAATATAGATTCTGGAAGATTAGGTACGTTGGTTGGAATAAGAACTACTGTTCAAGGAGACATACCTGAGCTTAGTGATGATGAAGGATGGCAGGAACGGGAAGCATCTAGAACACATTCGGTAAAATTCACAGATGAACCACCTGAAGCAGATAAGGAGGTGAGCAGTTCGCAACTGGCAaggtttccttcttttttcactcGTCTTTTTCTATACTTACTTAGACAACTTACTTGCATGAAACGAGCTAACTCTTATACatcgttaaattaataatcaaaatatttttattaatacaacaatagatttatttaatgatatttctctactatgttaatatttttaaaatatcgcTACCAATATATTGcaatttaaagatatttgtGAACTATatggatataataatttttattatatattatttaatagattaacaaattttttcatttatgattACTTATGATgcgataaatatattgttttaatatattatagaaacttATACGTAATGTAACATAATATTTGTGTAATAAAATCAGATATGTGAAAacaattagattaaaaatctaatttcttttttatatttaccaatttcacttttatataaatattacacatctatttatgtattaaatattatcttagatataatattttaatgtaataatatcattcatcatactaatatttttatttcagacACCATTTGTTCGACAAAATACACCACATCCGAAAGAACTAAAAGCAAAGGCTCATAAATTGTTTagtaaaggaagaaatgaCAGTAGATCTGGTTCTACTGATGAACAGGTAATTGTTTAaccttttgaaatttattaaagaaaggatagatttatttctacaatttattcttttcaatgaaacttattattcatttttaggATGTTTCCCAAACATTTGGTTTAGATAAAACTGAATCAGAAACATCAATCAAACCCAATGAAGaagtacaaaatataatagaacaaGATCAATTTTCAGAGCATGAAGTTTCTAGAGGCGAACAAAAAGAATTGGAAACATTACCTGATAGTACAGATACTCAAACTAACAATGAAACTGCTGCCTTTTCTTCACAGGGTGCTACAGAACCAACTGTTGTAAGAAAATCAATATGtgatatagttttatttataataatacaatttacattaaaatcattaaaaatgttgataaagaaataaaaacatagaATATTTGTTTACAGAATACAGGTTCTGATGGAACTATATCAGATTTAAAAGGTAAGGATGATGATGAATCTGAAACTGAAGATATGCAAAGGCATGTCGAGTTTTCTGTTATAGAAGACACAGATTATGAAGGATCTGGTGAAACAAGTAAACCAAATAGACTTCATCGTCGGGACACACCacatcatttaaaaaataaacgtattCATACAGCaattgacaaagaaaaagtagcTTCACTTATTGCACAGgtaactttctcttttttttttctttttgatttataacaaaacaagtttattataattagacaATATAGACATGAATTTTCCTGCgactctgtgtgtgtgtgcgtgtgtgcgtgtgcgcgtgtgtgtgtgcgtgcgtgcgtgcgtgcgcacaacaataaatgttattttatatttctttaggcattaatgaaaaaatctgATGAGACTCCTACAACTATTGTTCCTGAACAAGCAGAATCTTCAGAAAATATAGATGTACATAGCCAaggtaatacatatataataagatatatattatatataatgataatatatttttacataaaaataaatcgttaaatataaaGGTTTAATAGATTCATATAAGATCTATAAAATTGCTTAAAGAATCTAGGGAGAAAGTAGAAGATAAGAGATGGTTTCTATAGTGATTATCTTATCTATTAGTCATGTATCAGTATATTGTAAGATGGTGAATGTGTAAAGAGTGtgttaaaaagtattatatactaaatatttttgataaactagttaaaattaaattaaaaaaaaaaaaaaaaagaaattcgtaagaaattactttttattgaatttaatcaTATCATGCctaaaaaatatcgatgttttgttagaaataaaaagaagttaggtaatataattcataaaacaaaagataacaaacatttgttataataaattacaaataacaCTATATAATGTACTTGTTAGGTGCAACATCGGATGTAGAACCAACGTTAGAAGTAAGGGAAGAACAATATGAGATTCATATTGAACGAACGACAGGTGGACTTGGTTTGTCTATAGCAGGAGGCATTGGATCAACCCCATTTAAGGGTGACGATGAAGGCATTTTCATATCCAGAGTTACAGAAGGtagaaaatatgttttataaatccagtatttaaaaattatgtaattaaataaatgtatctgATAACAACATTTAAAGCATAATGTTCTTTAGGTGGACCTGCTGATTTAGCTGGTCTAAGAGTAGGGGATAAAGTAATATCTGTTAATGGAGTTTCAGTAGTAAATGTAGATCATTATGATGCTGTTGAAGTTCTCAAAGCGTGTGGACGTGTATTGATACTAGTTGTATTAAGAGAAGTAACAAGAATAGTGCAATCGTATGAGCAGGtctgatattttataagattctttcttttttcaaacttctttctttttctaataatatttcatctaattctaataatatttcatagaatTCAATGAGAAAGGACTCATTGTGCTCTAGTTTGAGCACAAGTAGAGCACCAAGCGCAACATCTTATGTATCATCTACAGCTTTATCACATAATTTAGAAAATGGTGATACTTGTAATACACATGAAGCTGGGAAGgtaaattcttatatatgttcgattttattttattataatttataattatgttgAACTTTGTTCAGGTAAAGAGGCTTCCTGAACCATTACCTACAAAAGCAGGTAGTGAACCTATGGTGTCTGTTCTTATACATACAACATTAATACGGGACCAAAATGGACTAGGATTTAGTATTGCCGGCGGTGAAGGTTCACCACCAGTTAAAGACAATAGTGATGTAagtgaataataaaacataaattaaatatttcaataagataatataaacaCTGAAATTTTAggctatatatatttcgaggATAACTGATGGTGGAGTTGCACAAAAAGATGGCAAGTTATTAGTTGGAGATAAAGTAATATCtgtaagtttatttttttttctttttggatatatttttgatatctacatatttatGGCTGTAACAGTTGATCCATTTTttgataacaaaatatattaacaactTATTGTTCAACATAAaccattataatttatcttcaGATTAATGGTGTTGAAATGAGAGGAGCCAAACATGAACAAGCAGTAGCTTTACTTACGGGCTTAGAAAGATTTGTTCGACTCGTTGTTGAACGTGAAATGCCATTTTCTCAAGCAAATCCAGCTACAATAGTAACTCCATCTGAGAAATCGCCTCGCGTTATTGGTGCACCTAGACCATATACAGGTTTATATAATGCTAATAGCTATATGGCAAATAGACCAGCTTACGCTGGTTATCGTCGTTCTATGGATGCTGAGAAAACTTTATCTCCAAGCCCTACTTCAAAAACACCACCACCAATAAAATCAGACATGGTGAATGCAGCACCAAAAATGAATGGCATTGGTGATCCAggaaataacgttaaaagCGTTCCTTCTGTGCCGCTTAGTCCAACAAATAGTCAAATTTATCCACAACCTGCTCCAAGACACAGTGTAACGCAGTCAATGGCAACACCAACTACTAATACTAATTCTACACCTACGTCTTCAACGGAACCTAGACCAACATCCCCGTTGGAAGATATACAGGTACCGAAGCCAATCACCAACGAGGAATTTCAGGCCATGATTCCTGCCCATTTCCTTCGACCTCCAACATCCTCACCTTCGCCAGATTCCCATCAAGGTCCTATTGTGACAGTGACAATCAAGCAACCTGACAATCTACCCGGAGATGTTAACTTTCCTCCAGCTCCTACGACAATTGGTAAAGTTACTGAAACCATCACAAAGAGTACACTCACAGAGACCGTCGTTACTAGAGTGACTGATAATCAACTGGTGCAGCCAGTTATTATTGAGGTATGTGCCTAGGTAGCTGCATGTCATACATTACATTTCTAatgttacatttaatttaatattacattaatagcatttttttctttttatatagtttttgGGTTTATCATCCTttggattatatattttatgtatgaatatcgtattttttcatccaatatgttaatttatttatttcactaTATCTTACTTCATATAATAAGCATTTACATGCTATATAATCCATAATATAATTTCCTAATGACTTTATTATACCTCTTTTTAAAGccatatccattttatattttttgcagCATCAAATTTTGATTGTAGTTGAAtgtgtaattttatttattaaggaTAAAATATGTCTGAATGTTTGCTTAtattatctgtttttttttaacttgttTCCATGCTTTGAAGGTAATTAAGAATACAAATCTTAAAgtaaattgaatgaaaatgaatttctataataatctaatttgcatgataattatgtatatctaaaaaaatataataattacgtatgtcgatattatagttcaattataaaattacatttatatcaaatttctaatttttatataattatcatattcaaGATATGAAGAATTTTTGCATgcttaaaatattcatatatacaatattacttAGTTCGAAATACGAATGCAATGCTGAATGCTCGCatattattatgtcttttataTAACTTAAGAAATGTTTTGAATAATTGTATCAAAAAATTAGTTGGGTTTTAAGTTGGTTATATGGGCAATTTATGtgcttctttaatttattcgtaCTGAGTACTTACCCTCAGACATGGAAACAggtaagtaaaataaattatttgaaaatttttcttattatgcttgctaaaaaaaatgtatgtacaaGTTGGATTCTTCACAGTTTTGTCTATAAAATCCAAATTTCTTATATTGGCCATTTTTACATAGTTAGAAACATAaaacattcatatataaatacagatgtactttttatgtttttaaatatttatcttactCCTACATtcagttaattattaatattaataaaatgttaaaattattatatatattgtacttatttgtatatgaatataaaaacaaatacaatattctatgtatttgtaaaaataaaaaagaaataaaacatattaagCTTTGttaaaattcttaattataaagtaataaatgtTTAGGATGTCGTGTTGGTGAAAGAAGGATCACTTGGATTCAGTATAATAGGAGGAACTGATCATTCCTGTACTCCATTTGGTGCAAAGGAACCTGGAATTTTCATATCTCACGTAagtattcatattatataattataattataaatataaaaatgtatattttatttgatgtaCTTACAATTACTGAGAAGTATTGTTACAAGAACATAACATATgtataagcatatatatatatatatatatatatatatatatataatattatatgtatataatattaggtTGTACCTGGTGGTATAGCAGCAAAATCTGGTAAGCTTAGAATGGGTGATAGAATACTGAAGGTAAATGGGACTGATGTAACAAAAGCAACTCATCAGGAAGCTGTAATGGAACTTTTACGACCTGGAGATCAAATTGTACTTACTGTACAGCATGATCCTCTTCCAGAAAGTTATCAGgtaagaaataattcaattttagaTATACAGtgcttacatatataattggtgatttttcatattatattaatttatttaattaacaatataatgaaaaaatttgatataaaaatacaaatacttgtatttttatattatatattattatatatttaaatgataaaaatgtatatgtaaatattacttAACAGATCATCTTcttaaataatctttatatataattcataattgtaaattttatacaattaataagttatagatctatttatatatatttttaatagtattacaagttttttttttttttttttttttttttttttttttttttattaacatcttTTAAAAGAAGCTTACCGCTACCTATCCATTTTTCATAGAGGTGAAACACGCTTTCCAAGTATGCTTGGATTgagtatttaaatttatatcacagttatatttattttttataaacctaatttttcttatttcataatattgaaaagagaaacactATATCtgatgtatttttatatatactggatacttattgtttttttattgttgtaaaaaatatgtttttctgCAATAATTGTAACATTGCGCTTGTAtgtcacatatatacataatacatgtgtattatatagatgatcttcgattttatttagcgattttatttttttttcttttttttcttttattatgctTGTGCTAATAAATGCCTGTAAATTGCAATGAATGGCACTCGATAGTTTACCTATTTTCCTTACTTaatgcaatttttttataatttgtccTACAAGCTGGTCGAAATAGAGTACATCCCTGTGACAGTAAGTACTCAATGCATTTGACCtgttattttgattttaaatattttgcttCCTCCTACACCAAGGCTGTAAACAAGCTCAGCACTGATTCACAGATGATTGCTTATGTCTAGGCAAAACTTTTAGAGAATCATAGTGTTCTTTTTAAATGCTTCCTATGCTTTATATCATTTGTAcaatcataaatttattaaatatttatatttcataaaagtaTAGAAAATTGCTTAAAGTCataaaaaacgaagaataaaaaccacaaatttacatatatatggtataatatttctatgtctaaaaaattgtttaaaatatttaataaaataattatttatataatatataaaatatattataaataaatatcaaaaaatacatctgtcaaaaataaataataatgtattattactttttaggaattagtaattataaaagaacCAGGAGAAAAGTTGGGAATGCATATTAAAGGAGGACTTAGAGGTCAAAAAGGCAACCCCCTTGATCATACAGATGAAGGagtttttatatctaaaattaATTCAGGTGGAGCAGCTAAAAGAGATGGAAGATTAAAggtaaatcaattaaaatttaataaaagttgttcttctcaaatattttattatttatatattaaaaatacattatttggACAGGTTGGCATGAGGTTACTAGAAGTAAATGGAACATCGTTATTGGGTGCAACTCATCAAGAAGCTGTAAACATTCTCCGGTGCTCAGGAAATACAATCACTTTGGTGGTTTGTAAAGGTTATGACAAAAATGAAGTTGAGTCAGTATTACCTTTATCCGATGGCAGAGATTCTAAAGAATCGAGAGTTTCACGAGAGTTTAAAGATCCAGCTACAGATGACATCAAATCATTATCGCAAAGTATATCTAGCTTAGATCGTGATGATGAAGAAGCTGCAACACTTAGACAAGAACAGGAAATGAAAGCCGAGCTTGTAGCATGGGAACAAGAAGAGAGGGAGCGAGCTTTAATTGAACAAAGGGAAAAATCTACTCCTGAGAAAGTAAGTTACACTccattaatatctatttaaagtatttttcaaaacgtatgcttaaaaataatcattttatgttAAAGGTTCTAGATGTAGTGAGAGCAGCAGAATCTCTAGTACATAAATCAAATAGTCCAGTTGATATGGTCGTACCACCGAAGTCCCCAAGTGGTACAAAGGATCTCAAGACTACCACAATCGTGATGAGTAAA is a genomic window containing:
- the LOC124947212 gene encoding protein lap4 isoform X11 yields the protein MFRYIPIFKGCNRQVEYVDKRHCSLPSVPDDILRYSRSLEELLLDANHIRELPKNFFRLQRLRKLGLSDNEIGRLPPDIQNFENLVELDVSRNDIPDIPENIKNLQALQIADFSSNPIPRLPAGFVELRNLTILGLNDMSLAKLPPDFGSLEALQSLELRENLLKVLPESLSKLSKLERLDLGDNELEELPAHIGKLPALQELWLDHNQLQHLPPEIGELKTLACLDVSENRLEDLPEEISGLESLTDLHLSQNVIEKLPDGIGDLKKLTILKVDQNRLSTLNPNIGRCENLQELILTENFLLELPASVGNLLNLNNLNVDRNSLQTLPTEIGNLKQLGVLSLRNNKLKFLPIEVGQCLSLHVLDVSGNRLQYLPYSLITLNLKAVWLSENQAQPMLTFQNDVDEETGEKVLTCFLLPQLEYHPDDSGRLGTLVGIRTTVQGDIPELSDDEGWQEREASRTHSVKFTDEPPEADKETPFVRQNTPHPKELKAKAHKLFSKGRNDSRSGSTDEQDVSQTFGLDKTESETSIKPNEEVQNIIEQDQFSEHEVSRGEQKELETLPDSTDTQTNNETAAFSSQGATEPTVNTGSDGTISDLKGKDDDESETEDMQRHVEFSVIEDTDYEGSGETSKPNRLHRRDTPHHLKNKRIHTAIDKEKVASLIAQALMKKSDETPTTIVPEQAESSENIDVHSQGATSDVEPTLEVREEQYEIHIERTTGGLGLSIAGGIGSTPFKGDDEGIFISRVTEGGPADLAGLRVGDKVISVNGVSVVNVDHYDAVEVLKACGRVLILVVLREVTRIVQSYEQNSMRKDSLCSSLSTSRAPSATSYVSSTALSHNLENGDTCNTHEAGKVKRLPEPLPTKAGSEPMVSVLIHTTLIRDQNGLGFSIAGGEGSPPVKDNSDAIYISRITDGGVAQKDGKLLVGDKVISINGVEMRGAKHEQAVALLTGLERFVRLVVEREMPFSQANPATIVTPSEKSPRVIGAPRPYTGLYNANSYMANRPAYAGYRRSMDAEKTLSPSPTSKTPPPIKSDMVNAAPKMNGIGDPGNNVKSVPSVPLSPTNSQIYPQPAPRHSVTQSMATPTTNTNSTPTSSTEPRPTSPLEDIQVPKPITNEEFQAMIPAHFLRPPTSSPSPDSHQGPIVTVTIKQPDNLPGDVNFPPAPTTIGKVTETITKSTLTETVVTRVTDNQLVQPVIIEDVVLVKEGSLGFSIIGGTDHSCTPFGAKEPGIFISHVVPGGIAAKSGKLRMGDRILKVNGTDVTKATHQEAVMELLRPGDQIVLTVQHDPLPESYQLVEIEYIPVTELVIIKEPGEKLGMHIKGGLRGQKGNPLDHTDEGVFISKINSGGAAKRDGRLKVGMRLLEVNGTSLLGATHQEAVNILRCSGNTITLVVCKGYDKNEVESVLPLSDGRDSKESRVSREFKDPATDDIKSLSQSISSLDRDDEEAATLRQEQEMKAELVAWEQEERERALIEQREKSTPEKVLDVVRAAESLVHKSNSPVDMVVPPKSPSGTKDLKTTTIVMSKHTLAPQNPTLSPTSSPSPSPVKMSVSDKKKLFESAMEEHLKPSPKPEKVFSFLSQDEVEKMKQEEEKKIATLTRDELKSWAQLDENEGLEDLEDTIDQDDRRPNSRLSSRSSVTLLQNVPSTVRTAKAERRLKERMIQEGLISDEDEESHLTPAEQRALRAEKRAAWRQARLKSLEQDALQAQIVIKKMSEMMDTTDKAETLEDRTDADHISDQEKITEFTTLRPSSADFPKLAVRSKVGPPKEIRESEKIVDEKVTRRTEEYVDEVTGERRVRTVEYVEKLIERQVETLREKIISLELSNAEDEIESITGTGASDAESENEELASQRSGTDMLQEKADSLTSASVTEGAASKQNTNIIVTMTKKKKRKQGRKKNRH